The Fibrobacter sp. UWB5 genome has a window encoding:
- a CDS encoding alpha/beta hydrolase, translating into MNKIIAASCLAVAVSAFAQGFGGQQGQGKIEYSEKFADLNYAGDRETFHTLDIYLPKETKDAYPVVIHTYGSAWSMNNMKGSADLNTIGSALVKAGYALVTPNHRSASDAIYPAQLHDLKAVVRFIRGNAAKYKIDTSFIAMSGFSSGGHLSSLVATTCGLEEGKSGSVTVDLVGSLGEFTKFSSCIDAASLWSPPTDIYTMNPINNFMGSGTYEGAFIGAEREGNKDKWMVASSPYYASEDDPPIIMFHGTKDQVVNPEQSKELYDSLKKHNVVTELVSVTDGTHGGNEMYVDENLNKMISFFNTAREAKSQIVEPLDTAKVDTSATDTTVTDTLDNDSMQTRLPSNWKQLAHVGLVGNKLVAFGNGGEYRCAIVSMNGSVTWRGDFRGALDLSWLPSGTYAIVVSFPSGIQKSLKFAKK; encoded by the coding sequence ATGAACAAAATTATAGCGGCATCGTGCCTTGCTGTAGCGGTTTCTGCGTTTGCGCAAGGTTTTGGCGGTCAACAAGGCCAAGGAAAAATTGAATATTCCGAAAAATTCGCCGACTTGAATTACGCGGGCGATAGGGAGACATTCCATACATTGGATATCTACCTGCCCAAAGAAACAAAAGATGCTTATCCGGTAGTGATTCACACTTACGGTAGCGCCTGGAGCATGAATAATATGAAGGGCTCCGCTGACCTGAATACAATCGGCTCGGCGCTCGTGAAGGCCGGATACGCGCTTGTGACTCCGAATCACCGTTCTGCAAGCGATGCCATTTACCCGGCGCAGTTGCATGATCTTAAGGCCGTAGTGCGCTTTATTCGCGGTAATGCAGCGAAATACAAAATCGATACATCGTTTATCGCCATGTCCGGATTTTCGTCGGGCGGACATCTCTCCAGTTTGGTCGCTACAACCTGTGGCTTGGAAGAAGGCAAGTCCGGTTCCGTAACGGTGGACTTGGTGGGCTCCCTGGGGGAGTTCACCAAGTTCAGTAGCTGTATCGATGCGGCGTCGCTGTGGTCTCCTCCGACCGATATTTACACCATGAATCCTATCAATAATTTCATGGGTAGCGGAACTTACGAAGGCGCCTTCATCGGTGCCGAGCGCGAAGGCAACAAGGATAAGTGGATGGTAGCCAGTTCGCCGTATTATGCAAGCGAAGACGATCCTCCGATTATCATGTTCCACGGCACGAAGGATCAGGTCGTGAATCCGGAACAGAGCAAGGAACTGTATGATTCGCTCAAAAAGCATAATGTCGTGACGGAACTGGTTTCGGTAACGGACGGAACCCATGGCGGCAACGAAATGTATGTCGACGAAAACTTGAACAAAATGATCAGTTTCTTCAATACGGCTCGTGAAGCAAAATCGCAGATTGTCGAACCTTTGGATACGGCGAAGGTAGATACTTCTGCGACGGATACCACGGTTACCGATACTTTGGATAACGACTCCATGCAGACTCGTCTGCCTTCGAACTGGAAACAGCTGGCTCATGTCGGCTTGGTCGGTAACAAGCTGGTAGCCTTCGGGAATGGGGGCGAATACCGTTGCGCCATCGTCTCCATGAACGGCTCTGTAACCTGGCGGGGCGATTTCCGCGGGGCTTTGGACCTGTCCTGGCTGCCTTCCGGGACGTATGCCATTGTTGTTTCATTCCCGTCTGGAATACAAAAAAGCTTGAAATTTGCGAAAAAATAA
- the dxr gene encoding 1-deoxy-D-xylulose-5-phosphate reductoisomerase — translation MKNVVLLGATGSIGTSSVDVIHQHSDIFNLYAVAANSSVAKVAEIVRKYKVERVCMFDPNAAKELEKEIGMKVLAGMEGLCELAADPKADIIINSLMGAVGCLPTITAIEHGKHVALANKETMVMAGPVIWDKLAENPKSFITPIDSEHSAIFQCLEGGKRESEVEFLEITASGGPFREWPIEKFENITVADALNHPVWSMGKKITIDSASMMNKGLEVLEAHFLFHIPYDQIKVVVHPQSMVHSLVQFRDGSLMAQLGAPDMRIPIQVALTWPDRLKLDTKRIDLPTLAKLTFFEPDFNKFRCLALAFEAGRRGGIVPAMMNAANEVLVDAFLKGNLKFTDIPRHVETIMAGAPNVTGHLTLDQVLEADAEARRLTLDLIK, via the coding sequence ATGAAAAACGTAGTTCTTCTCGGTGCGACCGGTTCTATCGGTACTTCTAGCGTCGATGTCATTCACCAGCATTCCGATATCTTTAATCTTTACGCCGTTGCAGCAAACAGCAGTGTAGCGAAGGTTGCCGAAATCGTGCGCAAGTACAAGGTTGAACGCGTGTGCATGTTCGACCCGAATGCTGCGAAGGAACTTGAAAAAGAAATCGGCATGAAGGTGCTCGCCGGCATGGAAGGCCTGTGCGAACTCGCTGCCGACCCGAAGGCCGACATTATCATCAACTCGCTGATGGGTGCCGTGGGTTGCCTCCCGACCATTACCGCTATCGAACACGGCAAGCATGTGGCTCTCGCCAACAAAGAAACCATGGTCATGGCAGGCCCTGTGATCTGGGATAAGCTTGCCGAAAATCCGAAGTCCTTCATCACGCCGATTGACTCCGAACACAGCGCTATCTTCCAGTGCCTCGAAGGTGGCAAGCGTGAATCCGAAGTCGAATTCCTTGAAATTACGGCATCCGGTGGCCCGTTCCGCGAATGGCCGATTGAAAAGTTTGAAAACATCACCGTGGCCGATGCCTTGAATCACCCGGTGTGGAGCATGGGCAAGAAGATTACCATCGACTCTGCTTCCATGATGAACAAGGGCCTCGAAGTTCTCGAAGCTCACTTCTTGTTCCACATTCCGTACGACCAGATCAAGGTGGTGGTTCACCCGCAGTCCATGGTGCATTCGCTGGTGCAGTTCCGCGACGGTTCCCTCATGGCCCAGCTCGGCGCTCCTGACATGCGCATCCCGATTCAGGTAGCGCTCACGTGGCCGGATCGCTTGAAGCTCGATACCAAGCGCATTGATCTGCCGACCCTTGCGAAGCTGACCTTCTTCGAGCCGGACTTCAACAAGTTCCGTTGCCTTGCGCTCGCTTTTGAAGCCGGCCGCCGCGGCGGTATCGTGCCTGCCATGATGAATGCTGCAAACGAAGTCCTCGTTGACGCCTTCCTTAAAGGTAACCTCAAGTTTACCGACATCCCGCGCCATGTGGAAACGATTATGGCCGGTGCCCCGAACGTGACGGGTCACTTGACGCTTGACCAGGTGCTTGAAGCCGACGCCGAAGCCCGTCGCCTGACGCTCGACCTGATCAAGTAA